A portion of the Salarias fasciatus chromosome 15, fSalaFa1.1, whole genome shotgun sequence genome contains these proteins:
- the eif2b4 gene encoding translation initiation factor eIF2B subunit delta, giving the protein MADSGVTDGTDKKEDIERAKTEGKELTKEEKQRLRKEKKQQKKNKEKKEDKAPKDGEKEKKPVCSAAPASQLSTQPATQKAPPAVPAPAPVSVPAPEAAAAPADKPAKSKAELKAERRARQEADRATKQGKKGDAGQQAPTSKPKAPPSELQPVVKRLPEHVQVDNPDVLKKLAKKLERQQIPLRSDYGYKVSLFSHLHQYSRKAPLTQQLSIPSTVIHPAIVRLGLQYSQGIVAGSNARSVALLHAFKQVIRDYTTPPNEELSRDLVNKLKPYISFLNQCRPLSASMGNAIKYIKKEISNIPSQCKEEEAKSKLLKCIECYIDEKIILAAKAIAKSSIEKISDGDVILVYGCSSLVNHILCEAFEKSRKFRVIVVDSRPRLEGREALRRLVQRGISCTYVLISAVSYVLPEVSKVFLGAHALLANGYVMSRVGTSQIALVAKAFNVPVLVCCETYKFCDRVQTDSFVSNELDDPDDLIVTRKGKTQLEDWQQVPSLGLLNLVYDVTPPDFVDLVITDLGMIPCTSVPVVLRVKNVDQ; this is encoded by the exons ATGGCCGACAGTGGAGTGACAG ATGGAACCGACAAAAAAGAGGATATTGAACGTGCAAAG ACTGAAGGCAAAGAGCTGACCAAAGAAGAGAAGCAACGGCTgaggaaagagaagaaacagcagaagaaaaacaaggagaagaaagaggacaAAGCTCCAAAGGAtggagagaaggaaaagaagccggtctgttcagctgctccagcatcTCAGCTTTCAACACAGCCTGCAACACAGAAAG ctcctccagcagtgcCTGCTCCTGCACCAGTTTCCGTGCCTGCccctgaggctgcagcagccccTGCTGACAAGCCTGCAAAGAGTAAAGCAGAGCTTAAAGCCGAGAGGAGAGCCCGACAAGAGGCCGACAGGGCTACGAAGCAGGGCAAGAAGGGCGACGCGGGACAGCAAGCTCCCACAAGCAAACCTAAAGCGCCGCCCAGTGAACTGCAGCCAG TGGTGAAGAGGCTCCCAGAGCACGTTCAAGTGGACAACCCAGATGTTTTGAAGAAATTGGCCAAGAAATTGGAAAGACAACAG ATCCCGCTCCGCTCAGACTATGGCTACAAAGTCAGCCTGTTTTCTCACCTCCACCAGTATAGTCGCAAAGCTCCTCTAACTCAGCAACTCAG CATTCCTTCTACGGTGATTCATCCTGCTATCGTTCGACTGGGTCTCCAGTATTCGCAGGGCATTGTAGCGGGTTCCAATGCTCGCTCTGTAGCCTTGCTGCATGCCTTCAAACAG gTAATAAGGGACTACACTACACCTCCAAATGAAGAGCTATCGAGAGACTTGGTCAACAAGTTGAAACCTTATATCAG ttttttaaatcaatgtcgCCCTCTGTCAGCGAGCATGGGTAATGCAATCAAGTACATCAAGAAGGAAATCTCCAATATTCCAAGTCAGTGCAAAGAAGAAGAG GCAAAGAGCAAGCTGCTGAAGTGTATCGAGTGCTACATTGATGAGAAAATCATTCTCGCCGCTAAAGCTATTGCCAAGTCCTCCATAGAGAAGATCAGCGATGGAGACGTCATTCTAGTTTACGGATG CTCGTCGTTGGTCAACCACATTCTGTGCGAGGCCTTTGAAAAAAGCAGGAAGTTCCGTGTGATCGTGGTGGACAGCAGACCTCGGCTGGAGGGCAGAGAGGCCCTGAGGCGTCTGGTCCAGAGAGGCATCAGCTGCACTTACGTTCTCATCTCAGCTGTCTCTTACGTCCTTCCAGAG gtttcaAAGGTGTTCCTCGGTGCTCATGCCCTGCTGGCCAATGGCTACGTCATGTCTCGAGTGGGCACTTCGCAGATCGCTCTGGTGGCTAAAGCCTTTAACGTGCCTGTACTGGTGTGTTGCGAGACCTACAAGTTCTGCGATCGGGTGCAAACGGATTCCTTCGTCTCCAATGAACTTG ATGACCCCGACGACCTTATCGTGACCCGTAAAGGGAAGACGCAGCTGGAGGACTGGCAGCAAGTGCCGTCTCTGGGCCTGCTCAACCTGGTGTACGACGTGACGCCGCCCGACTTCGTGGACCTAGTCATCACAGACCTGGGCATGATCCCGTGCACGTCGGTTCCCGTGGTGCTGCGAGTCAAAAACGTGGACCAGTAA
- the atraid gene encoding all-trans retinoic acid-induced differentiation factor has translation MKAVYGSWKLAMLISTINICCNSSYELSEPQVCTLCGGTMLNSSEVGHFCLLSAGHIDGRCCWRKNNTSDRERIIGLDLSNCALTFVDDLKEASTAIIIDLSLNHIVNMSDTAFQGYTELNYMILPPDLDCPGGNASWESVGVNKGNRFCEGQKTMCDQTGQLSMLCPENSLCSPYGPGFFQCRCAGNYYGYKCLREGEFPAVQVFWRLAVVTVVLAAFLWVTQRRKAKPL, from the exons ATGAAAGCTGTTTATGGCTCGTGGAAACTTGCTATGCTCATTTCAACCATAAATATATGTTGTAACTCGAGTTATGAATTGAGCGAGCCGCAG GTATGCACATTGTGTGGTGGGACGATGCTAAACAGCTCCGAGGTGGGTCATTTTTGCTTGCTGTCCGCTGGACACATTGACGGACGTTGCTGCTGGAGAAAGAACAACACAAGTGATCGTGAACGCATCATCGG ATTAGATCTTTCCAATTGTGCCCTAACTTTTGTGGATGATCTCAAAGAAGCATCAACTGCCATAATAAT AGACCTTTCACTCAATCACATTGTCAACATGAGCGACACAGCATTTCAAGGATACACTGAGCTCAATTACAT GATTCTGCCACCAGACCTTGATTGTCCTGGTGGCAACGCATCTTGGGAAAGTGTTGGGGTCAATAAGGGAAACCGTTTTTGTGAAGGTCAAAAAACTATGTGCGACCAGACCGGCCAGCTGT CCATGCTCTGCCCGGAGAACTCCCTCTGTTCCCCCTACGGTCCCGGCTTCTTCCAGTGCCGCTGTGCCGGAAACTACTACGGATACAAGTGTCTTCGAGAG GGAGAGTTCCCGGCTGTGCAGGTGTTTTGGCGTCTGGCGGTTGTCACCGTCGTCCTCGCAGCGTTTCTGTGGGTCACCCAAAGACggaaagccaagccgctctga